One Rhinoraja longicauda isolate Sanriku21f unplaced genomic scaffold, sRhiLon1.1 Scf000114, whole genome shotgun sequence genomic region harbors:
- the LOC144590072 gene encoding G-protein coupled receptor family C group 6 member A-like: protein MISTLTILIFICWLSVLCAIRLCDNSHQPVVISAPGDIIIGGIFPIHGKVELVNRTQPGTLSCSEFRFNHFIMAQAMVHVIQQINNSSMLPGIKLGYEIHDSCTDVVAAVQATMKFLSKFNSSENSIEVHCNYTDYVPAAKVVVASLFSEITIVIARLLNLYLIPQVSYAASAEILSDKTKFASFFRTVPSDKYQIMAIAQLIVHFNWNWVAVIATEDDYGQSALNSFILHAQNQNICVDFRFLIPTVSGDKQDNKITEAAKKIQNSTAQVIVAFIRSNDISKLFALLIERKVNKTWIASEAWSHSGMVANMMQIEKVGTILGFTFKSGTIPNFNEHLKQLLAHPNNANDYMKEFLSIARSNTSSQSNDNHEDNRIIGKTNNAFNYGVYLTINAIVNALQRLLNCTQQTCNRNFDFPPWQLINELKNVKFMTENGQFEFDSSGDYSSGYDVIHWKLMNGSIRFVRVGDYNVTTKLINISADFNQIAQAEAYRCSRTCIPGEKKTIIPENNCCYDCSNCTSGTYTKENDSTECMNCPENQWSNTGSSTCQNATVEYLQWGNPLSIVLIIFAILGKLIVCVVSILVIKHLSTPAVKAAGGWMCSIMLLSLVAGLVSSILFIGEPSNLICNIRQPLFGISFTLCVSCILIKSFRIIFAFSFNPTVRKHLKFFYKPVPILVFTTGVQVVICTVWLSLNPPKVVEWRLNPQIILMQCDEGSLEAFGIMLGYIAFLAFICFILAYRGRKAPRLYNEARLITFSMLVYLIVWISFGIVYLQVVKNKYSSIIESVAILASIYSILCCHFIPTCYVVYFKKESNVQSNYLTHAREHFKQKGQFVCPVVKMLRNSPVSFEERLSSVIEVKASPENECPINQQTEHTNQNKSFQNQRVASICLRKRRRSC, encoded by the exons ATTTCGATTTAACCATTTCATCATGGCCCAGGCTATGGTACACGTTATCCAGCAAATAAACAATTCTTCCATGCTACCAGGCATCAAATTAGGATATGAAATTCATGACAGCTGCACTGATGTCGTCGCTGCAGTACAAGCCACTATGAAATTCCTTTCAAAATTTAATTCCTCGGAAAATAGCATTGAAGTTCACTGCAATTACACAGACTATGTACCTGCTGCAAAAGTGGTTGTGGCGAGTTTGTTCTCAGAAATCACAATTGTGATTGCAAGACTGTTGAACCTTTACCTCATCCCACAGGTAT CTTACGCTGCATCGGCAGAAATACTCAGTGACAAAACAAAGTTTGCATCATTTTTCCGGACTGTCCCTAGTGACAAGTATCAAATAATGGCCATTGCCCAATTGATTGTACATTTCAACTGGAACTGGGTTGCAGTCATTGCAACTGAAGATGATTACGGGCAGTCAGCACTAAACAGTTTTATCCTACATGCACAGAATCAGAATATATGTGTTGATTTTCGTTTTTTGATCCCTACTGTGAGTGGTGACAAACAGGACAATAAGATCACAGAAGCTGCAAAAAAAATTCAGAATTCAACTGCACAAGTTATAGTCGCATTTATTAGGTCAAATGATATCAGCAAACTGTTTGCATTATTGATCGAAAGAAAAGTAAATAAAACCTGGATTGCCAGTGAAGCCTGGTCCCATTCTGGAATGGTTGCCAACATGATGCAGATCGAAAAAGTAGGAACTATTTTGGGCTTTACATTCAAAAGTGGAACTATTCCAAATTTTAATGAACACTTGAAACAGTTGCTGGCACATCCGAACAATGCCAACGATTATATGAAAGAATTTTTAAGCATTGCACGTAGTAACACAAGTTCACAGTCAAATGACAATCATGAAGATAACAGGATAATTGGAAAGACCAATAACGCGTTTAACTATGGTGTATACTTAACAATCAATGCTATTGTTAATGCCCTTCAGAGACTACTCAATTGTACTCAACAAACGTGCAATAGAAATTTTGATTTTCCACCATGGCAG TTGATCAATGAATTGAAAAATGTCAAGTTTATGACAGAAAATGGCCAATTTGAGTTTGACAGTTCAGGAGATTACTCAAGCGGTTATGACGTCATACACTGGAAATTGATGAATGGTTCTATACGATTTGTAAGAGTTGGTGACTACAATGTGACAACAAAGTTGATTAATATCAGTGCTGATTTCAACCAAATTGCCCAg GCTGAAGCTTATCGTTGCTCAAGAACCTGCATACCTGGAGAGAAAAAGACAATTATACCTGAAAACAATTGTTGTTACGATTGCAGTAACTGCACTTCGGGAACTTACACAAAAGAAAATG ATTCGACCGAGTGTATGAACTGCCCAGAAAACCAATGGTCCAATACAGGAAGTTCAACTTGCCAAAATGCTACTGTGGAGTATCTGCAATGGGGAAATCCCCTTTCTATTGTGCTAATCATATTTGCCATTTTAGGAAAACTTATTGTGTGTGTGGTAAGCATATTGGTTATAAAACATCTGAGCACACCTGCTGTGAAAGCTGCAGGAGGTTGGATGTGTTCCATAATGCTGTTATCACTGGTAGCTGGTTTGGTCAGTTCTATATTGTTTATTGGAGAGCCATCTAATCTCATTTGTAATATCCGGCAACCACTTTTTGGCATCAGCTTTACGCTTTGTGTTTCTTGCATTTTGATTAAATCTTTTAGGATCATCTTCGCTTTTAGTTTTAATCCAACTGTCCGTAAACATCTCAAGTTTTTTTATAAGCCAGTCCCCATTCTAGTTTTTACCACAGGAGTTCAAGTGGTGATTTGTACAGTGTGGTTATCTTTGAATCCTCCAAAGGTTGTGGAATGGAGACTCAATCCCCAAATTATTTTGATGCAATGTGATGAAGGGTCCCTTGAAGCATTTGGAATAATGTTGGGATACATTGCTTTCCTTGCTTTTATCTGCTTCATTCTTGCTTACAGAGGAAGAAAGGCCCCCAGACTGTATAACGAGGCAAGATTGATCACATTTAGCATGCTTGTTTACTTAATTGTGTGGATTTCTTTTGGAATTGTATATCTTCAAGTGGTAAAGAACAAATATTCCTCAATAATTGAATCAGTTGCGATATTAGCATCAATCTATAGTATTTTATGttgccatttcattccaacctgcTATGTAGTTTACTTCAAGAAAGAAAGTAATGTTCAGTCAAATTATCTGACCCATGCAAGGGAACATTTCAAACAGAAAGGACAGTTTGTATGTCCAGTTGTAAAAATGCTAAGGAATTCTCCAGTTTCTTTTGAAGAACGGCTTTCCTCCGTGATAGAAGTGAAGGCCAGTCCTGAAAATGAATGCCCCATTAATCAGCAAACTGAACACACAAACCAGAACAAAAGTTTCCAGAATCAAAGAGTTGCATCAATCTGCTTGAGAAAAAGACGTAGAAGTTGTTAA